Proteins from a single region of Nitrospinota bacterium:
- the rpsO gene encoding 30S ribosomal protein S15, whose product MALIKERKTDIIGKYRLSDNDTGSAEVQIALLSERINGLTEHFKTHKKDHHSRQGLLKMVSRRRRLLDYIKKHKFDKYKSIIESLGIRR is encoded by the coding sequence ATGGCCCTGATCAAGGAGCGGAAGACCGACATCATCGGCAAATACCGCCTAAGCGACAACGACACGGGTTCCGCCGAAGTGCAGATTGCCCTCCTCTCGGAGAGGATCAACGGGCTGACGGAACATTTCAAGACCCACAAGAAGGATCATCACTCCCGCCAGGGTTTGCTCAAGATGGTCAGCCGGCGGCGCCGCCTGCTCGATTACATCAAAAAGCACAAGTTCGACAAGTACAAGTCGATAATCGAGTCGTTGGGCATCCGCCGCTAG
- the guaB gene encoding IMP dehydrogenase, whose product MTAKFKETRLALTFDDVLLAPNYSDVLPMQVQTGARLTKKITLNIPLVSAPMDTVTEARLAIALALEGGVGFVHKNIPIEKQRKEVDKVKRHVTGMITDPITLQPGQRVGEAFKLVEKYGFSGFPVTDGARLVGILSNRDMRFETDMEKPVGELMTKEKLVTVPVGATLEQAKTILHKNRIEKLLVVDKKGHLAGLITIKDIEKSIQYPNAAKDDHGRLRVGGAVGAGADKMERVAELASVGLDIVVIDTAHGHSKSVLNSVKAIRKKWPKLQIVAGNVATAEAVRDLVKAGADAVKVGIGPGSICTTRIVAGVGVPQITAVNDCAREAAKTGTPVIADGGIKHSGDIVKAIAAGADCVMIGSLFAGVEEAPGEKILFQGRAYKEYRGMGSIGAMTEGSADRYFQDKRAGGVKLVPEGVEGRVPYKGELSFVVHQLIGGLRSGMGYCGAKNIKALREKGRFIQITASGLKESHVHDVQITKESPNYSVEK is encoded by the coding sequence ATGACAGCCAAATTCAAGGAAACCCGCCTGGCTCTGACTTTTGACGATGTGCTGCTGGCCCCGAACTATTCGGACGTGCTCCCCATGCAGGTGCAGACCGGCGCCCGGCTTACGAAAAAAATCACCCTTAACATCCCCCTTGTGTCCGCCCCGATGGACACCGTAACCGAGGCGCGGCTGGCAATAGCCCTGGCGCTGGAGGGGGGGGTCGGCTTTGTCCATAAAAACATTCCCATAGAAAAGCAGCGCAAGGAGGTGGACAAGGTGAAGCGCCACGTGACGGGGATGATAACCGATCCCATCACGCTCCAGCCGGGCCAGCGGGTGGGCGAGGCCTTCAAGCTTGTGGAAAAATACGGATTCTCCGGATTCCCCGTCACCGACGGCGCCAGGCTTGTGGGCATATTGTCCAACAGGGACATGCGGTTTGAGACCGACATGGAAAAGCCCGTGGGGGAGCTTATGACCAAGGAAAAGCTGGTCACCGTCCCCGTTGGCGCCACGCTCGAGCAGGCGAAGACTATCCTGCACAAGAACAGGATCGAAAAGCTGCTGGTGGTGGACAAGAAAGGGCATCTGGCCGGGCTTATCACCATCAAGGACATCGAGAAGTCCATACAGTATCCCAACGCCGCCAAGGACGACCATGGGAGGCTTCGCGTGGGCGGGGCAGTGGGCGCCGGGGCGGACAAGATGGAGCGGGTGGCCGAGCTTGCCAGCGTGGGGCTGGACATAGTGGTGATAGACACGGCGCACGGGCACTCCAAATCGGTGCTCAACTCCGTGAAGGCCATAAGGAAAAAGTGGCCCAAACTGCAGATCGTGGCCGGCAACGTGGCCACGGCGGAGGCGGTGCGCGATCTTGTGAAAGCGGGGGCGGACGCTGTGAAAGTGGGCATCGGGCCGGGGTCCATATGCACCACGCGCATCGTGGCCGGGGTTGGCGTGCCGCAGATCACGGCGGTGAACGATTGCGCGCGGGAAGCGGCCAAGACCGGAACGCCCGTTATCGCCGACGGCGGGATAAAACATTCCGGTGACATCGTGAAGGCCATCGCCGCCGGGGCGGACTGCGTGATGATAGGGTCGCTTTTCGCCGGGGTGGAGGAAGCGCCGGGGGAGAAGATACTTTTCCAGGGGCGGGCGTACAAAGAGTATCGCGGGATGGGAAGCATCGGCGCGATGACCGAAGGGAGCGCGGACAGGTATTTCCAGGACAAGCGAGCGGGGGGCGTGAAGCTCGTCCCCGAAGGGGTGGAAGGGCGCGTGCCATACAAGGGGGAGCTTTCTTTCGTGGTGCATCAGCTCATCGGCGGGCTGCGCTCCGGCATGGGATATTGCGGGGCGAAGAACATAAAGGCGCTGCGGGAGAAGGGACGGTTCATCCAGATCACCGCGTCGGGGCTGAAGGAAAGCCATGTGCACGACGTGCAGATAACGAAAGAATCGCCGAACTACTCGGTGGAGAAATAA
- a CDS encoding type II toxin-antitoxin system RelE/ParE family toxin, giving the protein MEKELDALPDRVCERIINAIAALARLPVPRGAVKLRGRDEYRIRVGDYRVLYIVDIPAKTIEIVAVAHRKEAYR; this is encoded by the coding sequence GTGGAAAAGGAACTGGACGCTTTACCCGACAGAGTCTGCGAAAGAATAATAAACGCTATAGCCGCTCTGGCGCGTTTACCCGTTCCAAGAGGCGCTGTAAAACTTCGTGGCCGGGATGAATACAGGATTAGAGTTGGAGATTACCGGGTTTTATACATTGTGGACATTCCAGCAAAAACCATCGAAATAGTGGCAGTTGCGCACAGGAAGGAAGCTTACAGGTGA